The genome window CAGTTTGTTGCTGTCCAACATCGCTACGAGTCGACCTCGCTTCGTTCAGAGGGGACGGCGGACTAAAAAACTGCATGAACTGCGCCAGGGAAAGACTTCAAGCTCGCAACTTTGCCCGATCATCCCGGAAGCGCCAACGGCGCCTCGTGGCGCCCTATGACCATCCGCTCGATACGCGCTGATTACAGATAACGTGCCTGATGACCACACTGCTGGATCGCATGACCATCAATCCCGAGATCAGTCACGGCAAGCCAACGATTCGCGGCTTGCGCTATCCGGTCGAGACGATCTTGGAATTGCTCAGTTCGGGCATGACGATCAAGCAGATCCTCGCCGATGATGAGGATCTTGAACGCGCGGAGATTCGCGCCGCCCTGGCGTTTGCGGCGCGCCGAAGCCAGATCAAGCGGCTGGAACTGGTCACGGTATGACCTTCCTTGGCGATGCGCATCTGCCGCGCCGATTGGCCCGTAAGCTGCAGGAAGCCGGACACGACGCTATTCACCCATTGGATCCGCCCAAGGGCAATCGTTCGACTGATAGCGACATCAACGAGGTCTCGGTACGCGCGAACCGGGTGGTTATCACTAAATACGCTGATTTCGTCAACTCCTTTCTGTTCACCGGTCAGCCGTACAAGCTCCTGGTCGTGCCCGCTGGCAACGTCACGAATGCCGCCCTCGAAGCGCTGTTTCTCCCGAACATTTCGGCCATTGTCACGGCCTTTCAGACTCATGGCTACATCGAACTC of Chloroflexaceae bacterium contains these proteins:
- a CDS encoding DUF433 domain-containing protein is translated as MTTLLDRMTINPEISHGKPTIRGLRYPVETILELLSSGMTIKQILADDEDLERAEIRAALAFAARRSQIKRLELVTV
- a CDS encoding DUF5615 family PIN-like protein, with amino-acid sequence MTFLGDAHLPRRLARKLQEAGHDAIHPLDPPKGNRSTDSDINEVSVRANRVVITKYADFVNSFLFTGQPYKLLVVPAGNVTNAALEALFLPNISAIVTAFQTHGYIELTPTALIVPMYLCRMPVRTQPCSPTRVAADALRAAAEPSR